The sequence AAAGATCATCCTGAATGCCGCCGGACTTGCCCGTAAAGCCCAATTTGGGAAGGGGCCGGAGGCTGTTTACAAATTGATCGACCATTTGGGTTTCGTACAATTGGATACGAACTATGTAGTAGAACGTGCCCATCACCACGTGATGGCTGCCCGCATACCTGACTATCAAAATGAATGGCTGGCTGACCTGTGTGAAGACGGCCGCATCTTTGAATATTTTATATCAGATTCATGCTTTATGCCAATGCATGACTTCCGTTTTTCACTGCCCGTAAAAGAAGCTTTTAAGAAGCACGGAAAGGTAGCTACCCAGGCAGAAGGCAGGTTAATGAAGCAGATGATGGACCAGGTAGAAAGGGATGGTGCTGTGATGGTAGGCGATTTTGAAAATGACCGTCAGGAAGCCAGTTCCGGCTGGTGGGATTGGCGGCCGGCAAAAGTGGCATTGGAGCGGTTATATTTCACCGGAGAGTTGATGATCAGTCGTACGAAAACCTTTCAGAAGGTGTATGATCTACCCCTCAACTTAGTGCCTCAGGAAACCGACAAAACGATGCCTGGGGAGGCTGAATTTGCCCGTTATGTAATCCGCCGTACATTGGGTGCATTGGGAATTTCTACGGTCAGGGAAATGGCCTGGAGAGCCCGTAGGGTGAAAGGGAACCTGGTGAAAAAGGAGCTTGAAAAGATGGTGCAG is a genomic window of Chitinophaga sp. LS1 containing:
- a CDS encoding winged helix-turn-helix domain-containing protein produces the protein MDSITLTKHQARKIILNAAGLARKAQFGKGPEAVYKLIDHLGFVQLDTNYVVERAHHHVMAARIPDYQNEWLADLCEDGRIFEYFISDSCFMPMHDFRFSLPVKEAFKKHGKVATQAEGRLMKQMMDQVERDGAVMVGDFENDRQEASSGWWDWRPAKVALERLYFTGELMISRTKTFQKVYDLPLNLVPQETDKTMPGEAEFARYVIRRTLGALGISTVREMAWRARRVKGNLVKKELEKMVQTGEVKKVAVEGLKGPYYMLPDQQKDVKISNEVFILSPFDILNIFRHRLKDFFNFDYQVECFVPAPKRVYGYFSLPVLAGDTFIARMDAKADRKQKVLIVHNLHFEDVDPDESVIDKLIQSLKAFVRFNGCKTIVFTKSNKKTYLKAIRSGLTDTHIN